The following proteins come from a genomic window of Salvia hispanica cultivar TCC Black 2014 chromosome 4, UniMelb_Shisp_WGS_1.0, whole genome shotgun sequence:
- the LOC125218357 gene encoding pectinesterase-like yields MCANAEFKETCKKTLSEAQSSEPKGLLLSSFNSTVENLRTAITKSKTYQDASTDKRTKGALVVCEQVLNTTVNNIKRSMARIDKFEVSDVEDYVDDVKVWLSAGVSCKDTCVDAFENTTGETGEKIKELLKTSGEMLSNGLAIVDGVAKLFEALDLGKLFSGSKRVLEQKVMETVHAGIPGFVDPHQRSLLGAAPGKFTPNAVVALDGSGKYKTIGAAIAAAPINSTKLFIIQIKAGVYKEVVKVPGGANNVVLVGEGPTKTVISGSQSFVSGIPTFQTATLAVDGDDFMAKDIKIENSAGASGRQAIAVRVSGDKAVFYNVHMSGHQSTLYAHIYRQFYRNCHISGTMDIIWGDAEAVFQNCVVAVKQPLANQDCTVTAQARNDSRAVGVTVLQNCSITVEKEFFTVKPAAKAYLGRPMKAFSRTIVMESNIDGFIAPEGWTEWMGTWGLDTLYYGEYKNRGQGAATAKRVTWKGIQKMTPDLADKFTPAKVYDGDDSWIKNTAIPYVGGMVNPK; encoded by the exons ATGTGCGCGAACGCCGAGTTCAAAGAAACCTGCAAGAAGACCCTCTCCGAGGCCCAGAGCAGCGAGCCCAAGGGGCTTCTTCTCTCGTCGTTCAACTCCACCGTCGAGAACCTCCGGACCGCCATCACCAAGTCGAAGACGTACCAAGACGCCTCCACCGATAAGCGGACGAAGGGGGCGCTGGTCGTCTGCGAGCAGGTCCTCAACACCACCGTTAACAATATCAAAAGATCGATGGCCAGGATCGACAAATTCGAGGTCAGCGACGTTGAAGACTATGTCGACGACGTCAAGGTATGGCTCAGCGCCGGTGTCTCCTGCAAGGATACCTGCGTCGACGCTTTCGAGAACACCACCG GGGAGACCGGCGAGAAGATAAAGGAACTGCTCAAAACCTCCGGCGAGATGCTCAGCAACGGCCTCGCGATAGTCGATGGTGTGGCAAAGCTTTTCGAGGCGCTCGATCTCGGAAAACTGTTCAGCGGCTCGAAGAGGGTCCTCGAGCAGAAAGTGATGGAGACAGTCCACGCCGGAATCCCGGGTTTCGTGGATCCGCATCAGAGAAGCCTCCTTGGCGCGGCTCCGGGGAAGTTCACGCCAAATGCGGTGGTGGCGCTTGACGGCAGCGGGAAATACAAGACGATCGGGGCAGCCATCGCCGCCGCGCCCATTAATAGCACCAAGTTGTTCATTATCCAAATCAAGGCCGGTGTTTACAAGGAGGTCGTCAAGGTCCCCGGTGGCGCCAACAACGTTGTCCTCGTCGGAGAAGGCCCCACCAAGACCGTCATCTCCGGTAGCCAAAGCTTCGTATCGGGCATCCCTACCTTCCAAACTGCAACTCTAG CTGTTGATGGTGATGACTTTATGGCAAAGGACATCAAGATCGAGAACTCGGCCGGAGCCTCGGGGCGCCAGGCGATAGCAGTGCGAGTCTCCGGGGACAAGGCGGTGTTCTACAACGTGCACATGAGCGGCCACCAGAGCACCCTCTACGCCCACATCTACCGCCAATTCTACCGCAACTGCCACATCTCCGGCACCATGGACATCATCTGGGGCGACGCCGAGGCCGTCTTCCAAAACTGCGTCGTCGCGGTGAAGCAGCCTCTCGCCAACCAAGATTGCACGGTGACCGCCCAGGCCCGCAACGACAGCCGGGCCGTGGGCGTGACGGTGCTCCAGAACTGCAGCATCACGGTGGAGAAGGAATTCTTCACCGTGAAGCCCGCGGCCAAGGCGTACCTGGGCCGGCCCATGAAGGCGTTCTCGAGGACGATCGTGATGGAGTCGAACATCGACGGCTTCATCGCGCCCGAGGGGTGGACGGAGTGGATGGGGACGTGGGGCCTCGACACGCTCTACTACGGCGAGTACAAGAACCGGGGGCAAGGGGCCGCCACCGCGAAAAGGGTGACGTGGAAGGGCATTCAGAAGATGACGCCGGATCTCGCCGATAAATTCACTCCGGCGAAGGTCTACGACGGCGACGACAGCTGGATTAAGAACACTGCAATTCCTTATGTTGGAGGAATGGTCAACCCTAAATGA
- the LOC125221442 gene encoding uncharacterized protein LOC125221442, with protein sequence MENHVTSSLYDSIGEPKNAPRVGDEYQAELPQFLGDSNTVSHSMDCADDETKGDSLQNFHIGSRIKLAWISSEQSGIRGSLDRMDEIDERSGKDYRLVPEICDECWSEAEKGSFLLGLYIFAKNFVEIKKFVGTKDMLAVQSYYYGAFYSSPEYRRWFSAKHKRCKLGRGLFYGLRLQEFLSRVLPRVGEESQNALLEVSKSFENEKISVAEYAFRLKAMIGTELLVEAVGIGREHQDLTAMATRHSKTRHDMPSEKVYTSLTTAEISNLLSGEHRLSKARSNDLFWEAVWPRLLASGWHSEEATNYRDVATSNASPSLVFLIPGVKRFSRRELVKGDQYFTTVADVLRKVAQEPALLELDQEGVGRSNEAEQRGLPNDENLCSFSFTVVDTGLPDGKVVEFRTFPSAAEISLETTDEDTILGKKRSHDAMAADEEARATSPDARSVSVHKKRTTRGQDEDEVSKNVDILPSTSSSSNIEPQFFIDLNFPPEAEAGSFFAHHEQDMIHEQDMIASKNNASSNQTRFSTRRRPPTTRVLEAFAHGYLSVNKKQKKKEDGMSKQCRGGGRP encoded by the exons ATGGAGAATCATGTTACATCCTCGTTGTATGATTCGATTGGGGAGCCAAAAAACGCGCCTCGAGTTGGCGATGAATATCAGGCTGAACTGCCTCAGTTTCTTGGAGATTCGAACACTGTGTCTCACTCAATGGACTGTGCAGATGATGAGACCAAAGGTGATTCCCTGCAAAATTTCCACATTGGTTCGCGTATAAAGTTGGCATGGATAAGCAGTGAGCAATCTGGTATAAGGGGATCACTTGATCGGATGGATGAAATAGACGAGCGCAGTGGTAAAGACTATCGCTTGGTGCCTGAAATCTGCGATGAATGCTGGTCTGAAGCTGAGAAGGGCAGTTTCCTTCTTGGATTGTACATATTTGCAAAGAACTTTGTCGAGATAAAGAAATTTGTTGGGACGAAGGATATGTTAGCTGTGCAGTCGTACTACTATGGGGCGTTCTACTCTTCACCGGAGTATCGCAGATGGTTCAGCGCTAAGCACAAGAGATGCAAATTAGGCCGGGGATTGTTTTATGGGCTAAGGCTGCAAGAATTTCTATCTCGGGTGCTACCAAGAGTAGGGGAGGAGTCTCAGAATGCTCTATTGGAG GTTTCTAAATCATTTGAGAATGAAAAGATATCAGTGGCAGAGTATGCCTTCCGTTTGAAGGCGATGATTGGTACAGAGTTGCTCGTGGAAGCCGTTGGCATTGGGAGAGAACATCAAGATCTCACTGCAATGGCTACGAGGCACTCAAAGACACGCCATGATATGCCATCAGAGAAGGTTTATACCTCACTTACAACAGCGGAGATATCGAACTTGTTGAGTGGAGAGCACCGGCTGAGCAAGGCCAGATCGAATGATCTTTTCTGGGAGGCAGTCTGGCCGCGTCTCCTAGCAAGTGGCTGGCACTCGGAGGAGGCCACGAACTACAGAGACGTTGCTACTTCAAATGCAAGTCCTAGCCTAGTTTTTCTTATCCCCGGAGTGAAGAGATTTTCGAGGAGAGAACTGGTGAAAGGTGATCAATATTTTACTACTGTGGCTGATGTGTTGAGAAAGGTTGCTCAAGAGCCTGCCCTGCTCGAGCTCGACCAAGAAGGCGTTGGTCGCAGCAACGAGGCAGAACAACGTGGATTGCCTAATGATGAGAATCTTTGCAGTTTTTCCTTCACTGTGGTGGATACAGGCCTCCCAGATGGGAAGGTAGTCGAATTCAGAACCTTCCCATCTGCAGCAGAGATTAGTCTTGAAACGACTGATGAGGATACAATCCTAGGCAAGAAACGCAGCCATGATGCCATGGCTGCGGATGAAGAAGCTCGTGCGACTTCCCCTGATGCAAGATCTGTGTCAGTGCACAAGAAACGCACCACTCGAGGtcaagatgaagatgaagtaAGCAAGAATGTTGATATATTGCCATCCACAAGCAGTAGCAGCAACATTGAACCTCAGTTTTTTATTGACCTCAACTTTCCTCCAGAGGCCGAGGCTGGGTCCTTTTTTGCTCATCACGAGCAAGATATGATCCACGAGCAAGATATGATCGCTTCAAAAAACAATGCTAGCTCGAACCAAACAAGGTTTAGCACGAGGCGTAGGCCTCCAACGACGAGAGTTCTAGAAGCTTTTGCGCACGGATACTTGAGTGTGAacaagaagcagaagaagaaggaagacGGAATGAGCAAGCAATGTAGAGGTGGAGGCCGACCATGA
- the LOC125221445 gene encoding putative F-box protein At3g21120, translating into MDSNLLNHDIVTEILLHCPFTSLLRFRSVCKSWRDHIDSKPFRKSHIQHHAGDSDSDDDTLLVQFSLREDGVPELSMFNGKLHNNSLPASQEILDYHLKLGLDPTDAVQRAVITGPSNGLICIYYRATDAPIAICNPSLGLITILPPNPISMLFEPNHRHRLCNNHGIWFDEVAQDYVVVQLFSCYKIGYYLHASVYSKATNSWRGLTVGGSDIIAHDLCVVSPINSQCKNGSFSHWIAFDKDDNDVIVSFDFRNEGLRILEMADVEIVKRYGYMKIFAEGDDSFLVFSAGDQEDPKWLNIFWLRVEENRLQWDRMKRIGPFDGLVITKALALCEMGCVVLKAKTGCLVLYDYCNNKCVKCFEMKTKKLKIFEHRGSFVLP; encoded by the coding sequence atGGATTCCAATCTCCTCAACCACGACATTGTAACAGAAATCCTCTTGCATTGTCCATTCACATCCCTCTTGAGATTCCGAAGTGTCTGCAAATCATGGCGCGATCACATCGATTCTAAACCTTTCAGAAAATCGCACATTCAGCACCATGCCGGCGACAGCGACAGCGACGACGACACGCTACTCGTGCAGTTCAGTTTACGAGAAGACGGAGTTCCGGAACTGTCAATGTTTAACGGCAAGCTGCACAACAACTCCCTGCCAGCTTCCCAGGAAATCCTGGACTACCATCTGAAGCTTGGCCTCGACCCCACGGATGCAGTCCAACGTGCTGTGATCACCGGGCCTTCTAACGGCCTGATCTGCATCTACTACAGGGCCACCGACGCACCCATTGCAATATGCAACCCTAGTTTAGGCCTCATCACTATCTTGCCACCAAACCCTATTTCAATGTTGTTTGAACCAAATCATCGTCACAGGTTGTGCAACAACCACGGGATTTGGTTCGATGAGGTTGCACAAGATTATGTAGTGGTGCAGCTGTTTTCGTGCTACAAAATCGGTTACTACTTACACGCGTCGGTGTACTCAAAAGCGACGAATTCTTGGAGGGGGCTGACCGTCGGCGGCAGCGATATTATTGCTCATGATTTGTGTGTTGTCTCTCCTATAAATTCTCAGTGCAAGAACGGCTCCTTCTCGCACTGGATAGCGTTTGACAAGGACGATAATGATGTGATTGTGTCGTTCGACTTCAGGAACGAGGGTTTACGTATCTTGGAGATGGCAGACGTGGAGATTGTAAAGAGGTATGGGTATATGAAGATTTTTGCAGAGGGTGATGACTCTTTTCTGGTGTTCAGTGCCGGTGATCAGGAAGATCCTAAGTGGTTGAACATATTTTGGTTGAGAGTTGAAGAGAATAGGCTGCAGTGGGATCGGATGAAGAGAATTGGACCATTTGATGGCCTTGTCATAACCAAGGCTTTGGCTTTGTGTGAGATGGGTTGTGTTGTTTTGAAGGCTAAGACTGGGTGTTTAGTACTTTATGATTATTGTAATAACAAATGTGTTAAATGTTTCGAGATGAAGACGAAAAAGCTCAAGATTTTTGAGCATAGAGGAAGCTTTGTTTTGCCTTAG
- the LOC125221444 gene encoding pectinesterase-like, with the protein MGYCNNKATVAAIATFLLMASTASAAAQIDAMCANAEYKATCEKTLANANNTEPKELLLSAFNSTIRNLKTAVRKSALYKDAAADPRTKGALAVCEQVLNTTIENMRRSFKQVDKIDVNQIDDYVDDVKVWLSAGLTCKDTCVDAFENTTGETGEKIKDLLKTSGELLSNGLAIVSGVSKLFETLDLGKLLSGSKRVLGEGVPGFPGFLGHHARGLLGAAPGTFTPSAIVAQDGTGKYKTIAEAIAAAPLNSTQLFIIQIKAGVYKEVLKVPGGANNVVFVGEGPTKTIISGKQCFTDGIPAFQTAILSIDGDDFMAKDIGIENTAGASGRQAAAVRVSGDKAVFYNVHMSSHQSTLYAHIYRQFYRDCRITGTMDIIWGDAEAVFQNCNIAVKQPLPDQDCTVTAQARNDTRATGVTVLQNCSITVEREFFTVKPPAKAYLGRPMKAYSRTIVMESNIEGFIAPEGWTEWMGTWGLDTLYYGEYNNRGQGADTSKRVTWKGIQKMTPELAEGFTPAKVYAGDDSWVKNTAIPYVGGMVNPK; encoded by the exons ATGGGGTATTGTAATAACAAAGCAACGGTGGCGGCGATCGCCACCTTCCTCCTCATGGCGTCCACGGCGTCGGCCGCCGCCCAGATCGACGCCATGTGCGCGAACGCCGAGTACAAGGCGACGTGTGAAAAGACCCTCGCCAACGCCAACAACACCGAGCCCAAGGAGCTCCTCCTCTCCGCCTTCAACTCCACCATCCGCAACCTCAAAACCGCCGTCCGCAAATCCGCCCTCTACAAAGACGCGGCCGCGGATCCCCGCACCAAGGGCGCCCTCGCCGTGTGCGAGCAAGTCCTCAACACCACCATCGAGAACATGCGGAGATCCTTCAAGCAGGTCGACAAAATTGACGTCAACCAAATCGACGACTATGTCGACGACGTCAAGGTCTGGCTCAGCGCCGGCCTCACCTGCAAGGACACCTGCGTCGACGCCTTTGAAAACACCACAG GGGAAACTGGGGAAAAGATAAAGGACTTGCTGAAGACTTCTGGGGAGCTGCTGAGCAACGGCCTCGCGATAGTCTCTGGCGTCTCCAAGCTTTTCGAGACGCTTGATCTCGGAAAGCTGCTCAGTGGCTCCAAGAGGGTCCTTGGGGAGGGTGTCCCCGGGTTCCCCGGGTTTCTCGGCCATCATGCTAGGGGCCTACTTGGCGCTGCGCCGGGGACGTTCACGCCGAGCGCGATAGTGGCGCAGGACGGGACTGGGAAATACAAGACCATTGCTGAAGCCATTGCGGCCGCGCCATTGAACAGTACTCAGTTGTTCATTATCCAAATAAAGGCCGGAGTTTACAAGGAGGTCCTCAAGGTCCCTGGCGGTGCTAACAACGTCGTCTTCGTCGGAGAAGGCCCGACGAAGACTATCATATCCGGCAAACAGTGCTTTACAGACGGCATTCCAGCCTTCCAGACTGCAATCCTTT CCATTGATGGTGATGACTTCATGGCGAAAGACATCGGGATCGAGAACACGGCCGGAGCCTCCGGGCGCCAGGCCGCGGCCGTGCGCGTCTCAGGGGACAAGGCCGTGTTCTACAACGTGCACATGAGCAGCCACCAGAGCACCCTCTACGCCCACATCTACCGCCAGTTCTACCGCGACTGCCGCATCACAGGCACCATGGACATCATCTGGGGCGACGCCGAGGCCGTCTTCCAGAACTGCAACATCGCCGTGAAGCAGCCTCTCCCCGACCAAGACTGCACGGTCACCGCCCAGGCCCGCAACGACACCCGGGCGACGGGCGTGACCGTGCTCCAGAACTGCAGCATCACGGTGGAGAGGGAATTCTTCACCGTGAAGCCCCCGGCCAAGGCGTACCTGGGGCGGCCGATGAAGGCGTACTCGAGGACGATCGTGATGGAGTCGAACATCGAGGGCTTCATCGCGCCCGAGGGGTGGACGGAGTGGATGGGGACGTGGGGCCTCGACACGCTCTACTACGGCGAGTACAACAATCGCGGGCAAGGCGCGGATACGTCGAAAAGGGTGACGTGGAAGGGTATTCAGAAGATGACGCCGGAGCTGGCGGAAGGCTTCACTCCGGCCAAGGTCTACGCCGGCGATGACAGCTGGGTGAAGAACACTGCAATTCCTTATGTTGGAGGAATGGTCAACCCtaagtga
- the LOC125221443 gene encoding RING-H2 finger protein ATL5-like: MQNFPHQELSFNFQLSLSHKIADENLERARAPGPGPGWVGAYASSAKVIIITIALFLAFVVITVCLHLYLHRYYYRQQRRRRITRHLREFRLSPVPIPRHVMLSSGDQYGRLEEAVVRSLPDFVYHADPELPDCTVCKLEFEENDEVRLLPNCQHCFHKECVDMWFLSHSTCPLCHSPAEPVDASAKKDLESGIV, from the coding sequence ATGCAAAATTTTCCTCATCAAGAACTTAGTTTTAACtttcaactctctctctcacacaaaATTGCGGACGAAAATCTTGAACGAGCGAGGGCGCCGGGGCCGGGGCCGGGGTGGGTCGGCGCATACGCATCGAGCGCGAAGGTAATTATCATCACTATCGCGTTGTTCCTCGCCTTCGTCGTTATCACGGTGTGCCTCCACCTCTACCTCCATCGGTATTACTACAGGCAGCAACGCCGCCGCCGGATCACGCGCCACCTCCGCGAGTTCAGGCTGAGCCCCGTCCCCATCCCCCGCCACGTCATGCTTTCCTCGGGCGACCAATACGGCCGCCTCGAGGAGGCCGTGGTGAGATCGCTCCCGGACTTCGTGTACCACGCGGACCCGGAGCTCCCGGACTGCACCGTGTGCAAGTTGGAATTCGAGGAGAATGATGAGGTGCGGCTGCTTCCCAACTGCCAACACTGCTTTCATAAGGAATGCGTAGACATGTGGTTCCTGTCTCACTCCACCTGCCCGCTCTGCCACTCGCCGGCCGAGCCGGTGGACGCCTCGGCGAAGAAGGATTTGGAGAGTGGCATCGTTTAG